One Edaphobacter lichenicola DNA window includes the following coding sequences:
- a CDS encoding O-antigen ligase family protein: protein MATADNSTIAAQPQVSKYSASAFCVGFYFAIRVVTTVFFVRILGTDPQVGAATNLTFNFLLLGFIWLSTLGTSSRDSASVLTFAQIRWVLIFLGFSGCSLLWSETASPLASAAYWCGTVSDVAIIILLLRNRSGVEAADSLMTGFVWGGCSIALVAWVMPTQFDMRLGDEDYLNANTIGNLCAFAIFFAQYLRTSKKARWGLAIFFLAITIVRSLSKTAIVAFLISEGYLIIHDRVMNRRTKTYLTIGVAVVVLVFWGLFEAYYDFYTTYGNQSETLTGRTAIWAYVVDAALAKPWIGYGFDSMWKVVPAFGAFEARHAENELLEQLYSYGIAGLVILCGVYGSLYRKVRKLDESPLRIIFVGMLMFVIIRGLAEAEPFDLLFPLWAIVLVTSLVTRNAVAGHHIHPHPPQSEPVYDFGSRSIAACAIQMKRGTADSCS from the coding sequence ATGGCAACCGCCGACAACTCGACCATCGCAGCACAACCACAGGTGTCGAAGTATTCAGCTTCGGCATTTTGCGTTGGGTTCTATTTTGCAATCCGCGTTGTTACGACTGTCTTCTTTGTCCGTATCCTGGGTACTGATCCCCAGGTGGGTGCCGCAACAAACTTGACTTTCAACTTCCTGCTGTTGGGCTTCATCTGGCTATCGACGCTGGGAACATCAAGTCGCGATTCCGCCTCCGTGCTGACGTTTGCGCAGATTCGATGGGTTCTCATCTTTCTCGGGTTTTCAGGTTGCAGTCTTCTGTGGAGTGAAACGGCGTCGCCATTGGCATCGGCTGCATACTGGTGTGGCACCGTATCTGATGTCGCGATTATTATCTTGCTGCTGCGCAATCGATCTGGAGTTGAGGCAGCGGATTCGTTGATGACGGGTTTCGTATGGGGCGGCTGCTCCATTGCCTTAGTAGCTTGGGTCATGCCGACGCAATTTGATATGCGTCTTGGAGATGAAGACTATCTCAACGCAAATACAATCGGAAATCTCTGTGCGTTTGCCATCTTTTTCGCTCAATATCTCAGGACGTCTAAAAAAGCCCGTTGGGGACTTGCGATATTCTTCCTTGCAATTACAATTGTCCGGAGTCTCAGTAAGACGGCGATTGTCGCGTTCTTAATCAGCGAAGGCTACCTCATCATCCACGACCGGGTCATGAATCGCCGAACCAAGACATACCTGACAATCGGCGTAGCCGTCGTTGTCCTTGTCTTCTGGGGCTTGTTCGAGGCGTATTACGACTTCTACACAACCTATGGCAATCAGTCTGAGACCCTGACGGGGCGCACCGCGATTTGGGCCTATGTAGTTGATGCGGCACTTGCAAAGCCTTGGATCGGTTATGGCTTCGATTCTATGTGGAAAGTAGTTCCTGCCTTCGGAGCCTTTGAAGCGCGGCACGCCGAGAATGAACTATTAGAACAACTCTACTCTTACGGAATCGCAGGCCTGGTTATACTCTGCGGCGTCTACGGGAGCCTCTATCGGAAGGTTCGCAAACTCGACGAAAGCCCGCTCCGGATCATCTTCGTCGGGATGCTGATGTTCGTCATCATCCGCGGCTTGGCTGAGGCCGAACCCTTTGATCTCTTGTTTCCACTGTGGGCTATCGTCTTAGTCACCTCACTCGTTACTCGGAATGCCGTGGCCGGGCATCACATACATCCTCATCCACCCCAATCGGAACCGGTGTACGACTTTGGATCTAGATCAATCGCGGCCTGCGCAATCCAAATGAAGAGGGGAACGGCAGATTCATGCTCTTAA
- a CDS encoding response regulator transcription factor, producing MIMEADFVKDSIELESAHSVSLGTILIIEDDPRMQKVLRRIFTEEHYAVLVAGDGQTGLDLFRTERPLAVVLDLILPGIPGRELCQKFKSISSETPIIVLSAISEVVDKVLLLELGADDYVTKPFSPRELTARIQAAIRRQRKPARAEIFRFADCEIDFKSMSARRNKVPVSLTAHEFKLLKYFTDNIDRVLTRELLLNEVWGYNSYPTTRTVDNQILKLRQKLETNPADPKHILTIYGAGYKFVP from the coding sequence ATGATCATGGAAGCGGATTTTGTGAAAGACAGCATCGAACTCGAATCGGCGCACTCAGTCAGTCTCGGAACAATCCTGATCATTGAAGATGACCCGCGCATGCAAAAGGTGCTCCGCCGAATCTTCACCGAAGAGCATTACGCTGTGCTCGTTGCAGGCGATGGACAAACCGGGCTGGATTTGTTTCGCACAGAGCGACCCTTGGCTGTAGTCCTTGATTTAATCCTGCCTGGGATTCCTGGCCGCGAACTTTGCCAGAAGTTCAAGTCAATCTCCAGCGAAACTCCGATCATCGTGCTCAGCGCGATCAGCGAAGTCGTCGACAAGGTTTTATTGCTGGAGCTGGGAGCTGACGACTATGTTACAAAACCATTTAGCCCGCGCGAACTAACGGCCCGTATTCAAGCGGCCATTCGAAGGCAACGCAAGCCCGCTCGCGCTGAGATCTTTCGCTTTGCCGACTGCGAAATCGACTTCAAGAGTATGAGCGCCCGGCGCAACAAAGTGCCTGTCAGCCTCACTGCACACGAGTTCAAGCTGCTGAAGTACTTTACTGACAACATTGACCGTGTACTCACGCGAGAACTCCTATTGAATGAGGTGTGGGGTTACAATTCCTATCCCACCACGCGCACAGTAGATAATCAAATACTGAAACTGCGTCAAAAGCTGGAAACAAACCCTGCCGATCCAAAACATATTCTCACTATCTATGGAGCAGGATATAAATTTGTTCCATGA
- a CDS encoding ATP-binding protein, giving the protein MTNELVGINEKRGIRTHILLVVAMALVIAVVTGSSLLLIRHRLRAEVTEELSQDLTHSVTTFQNLQAERVAALERENSLLAQLPTLKALMTSGDDLTIQDGATEFWQLSGNDLFALIDPSGRVVVVYRKNAPPDATLVRGLQTLAASPDKRYLIDGRGLYVCSLQPLYFGSDGDGTLLGYVVSGVSIEPTVRQISRPTGAEATFLSGDEVVASTLSSSAQASLAAEPLLSSNATRTPSTLNLGGTRFLADTEDLSAAATAPLQLVVLRSFEQADRSINRIDRIVLSAGLLALLLGTALMIALSRFVTRPLEELSRSVIAFGVGDGAYRIPKYGTQEVRQLSTAFSGMRDEIQQKSRALLESERLATIGRMASSVSHDLRHYLAAIYANSEFLASRQLSERERAEIFADVSAAVHGTTDMIESLLIFSRNGAGMRRSPELMATLLERAVAVVRAHPDAERVSLKVQYGDPAETAIVADGKQIERALCNLLLNACQATRPAERERKVRLTLEVRETQMIICVIDNGEGIPDAIRNSLFEPFVSEGKQKGTGLGLTLANCIAIEHGGEVVLLKSHPGETVFQMRLSRGLLTPDAAVLPEANPQNQVIEHENIRS; this is encoded by the coding sequence ATGACCAACGAGTTAGTGGGCATCAACGAGAAGCGGGGAATTCGGACACATATCCTGTTGGTCGTTGCCATGGCGTTGGTAATTGCAGTTGTCACAGGTTCGTCCCTGTTGCTCATCCGCCATCGTCTGCGCGCCGAAGTTACAGAGGAGTTGTCTCAGGACCTGACTCACTCTGTCACTACCTTCCAAAACCTGCAGGCAGAGCGCGTAGCCGCGTTAGAGCGTGAGAACTCGCTCCTCGCCCAACTGCCTACCCTGAAGGCGTTGATGACCAGCGGTGACGACCTCACCATTCAGGACGGCGCCACCGAATTCTGGCAGCTTAGCGGAAACGATCTGTTCGCGTTGATAGACCCCAGCGGACGTGTGGTCGTCGTCTATAGGAAGAACGCGCCTCCTGATGCCACCCTGGTTCGCGGGCTGCAGACCCTGGCCGCTTCACCAGACAAGCGTTACCTGATTGACGGCCGAGGACTTTACGTCTGCTCACTGCAGCCTCTTTACTTTGGTAGCGACGGCGATGGCACACTGCTAGGCTATGTTGTAAGCGGTGTTTCCATCGAACCGACCGTGCGTCAAATCAGCCGGCCCACCGGCGCTGAGGCTACATTCTTGAGCGGTGACGAAGTGGTTGCCAGTACGCTGAGTTCATCAGCACAGGCTAGCCTCGCGGCCGAGCCGCTCTTGTCGTCCAACGCGACGCGGACGCCTTCCACGTTGAACCTCGGAGGTACCCGTTTTCTCGCCGATACCGAAGATCTCTCAGCTGCGGCGACTGCTCCGCTCCAACTGGTCGTATTGAGATCCTTCGAGCAAGCGGACCGGTCGATCAACCGGATCGATCGGATTGTGTTGAGTGCGGGGCTTCTAGCGCTTCTCTTAGGCACCGCGTTGATGATTGCGCTCTCACGCTTCGTGACTCGTCCTCTCGAAGAGCTTTCGCGAAGTGTGATCGCATTCGGTGTCGGTGATGGAGCATATCGTATCCCTAAATATGGGACGCAGGAGGTTCGCCAGCTGAGTACGGCCTTCTCAGGCATGCGGGACGAGATTCAGCAGAAGAGCAGGGCATTGCTTGAATCTGAGCGTCTGGCGACGATAGGCCGCATGGCGAGTTCGGTCTCTCACGACCTTCGGCATTATCTGGCCGCGATCTATGCCAACTCAGAGTTCCTGGCCTCACGTCAGCTTTCCGAGCGGGAACGTGCGGAGATATTCGCAGACGTTAGTGCGGCGGTGCACGGTACCACCGATATGATCGAGTCGCTTCTCATCTTCAGCCGTAACGGTGCTGGCATGAGACGCTCGCCGGAGCTAATGGCTACCCTGCTCGAACGAGCAGTCGCGGTGGTCCGTGCACATCCTGATGCGGAGCGCGTCTCATTGAAGGTGCAGTACGGTGATCCGGCGGAGACCGCGATTGTGGCCGATGGAAAGCAGATCGAGCGTGCACTCTGCAACCTCTTACTCAACGCCTGCCAGGCCACGCGCCCAGCCGAGCGAGAGCGTAAAGTGAGGTTGACACTCGAGGTCAGGGAAACTCAGATGATTATCTGCGTTATCGATAATGGAGAGGGAATCCCCGACGCCATTCGTAACAGCTTGTTCGAGCCCTTTGTCAGCGAGGGAAAACAGAAGGGCACAGGTCTAGGTCTCACGCTTGCTAACTGCATTGCTATTGAGCACGGAGGAGAGGTCGTTCTTCTCAAAAGCCATCCTGGTGAAACTGTATTTCAGATGAGGTTGTCGCGTGGGCTCCTGACCCCTGACGCGGCGGTTCTTCCGGAAGCGAATCCGCAAAATCAGGTTATCGAACATGAGAATATACGGTCCTAG
- a CDS encoding cupredoxin domain-containing protein, producing the protein MARTHLRKWLVCGVSLASSLTCAQSNSSPNPIGELRLRAVSPQSTKHHPAPAVIWLEPLGATPALSFRPHGRSTLLQKNRTFIPHLQVIPVGTVVQFPNADPFFHNVFSLFDGKRFDLGLYEAGSSKTVTFSREGVSYIFCNIHPEMSAVVLVLSTPLYAIADANDAFVLSNIPPGDYILHLWVEGLPQTVADRLTQHLHLTGQNVDLGVITIPATSGASDAHSNKYGNPYDPIPKSPYEH; encoded by the coding sequence ATGGCGAGAACACATCTCCGAAAATGGCTGGTCTGCGGCGTGAGTCTGGCATCGAGCCTGACCTGCGCCCAATCCAACTCCTCGCCGAATCCTATAGGCGAGTTGCGACTTCGCGCCGTATCGCCTCAATCCACTAAGCATCACCCCGCGCCCGCGGTCATCTGGCTAGAGCCGCTCGGTGCTACACCAGCCCTTAGCTTCCGACCCCATGGTCGCTCCACCTTACTTCAAAAGAATCGGACCTTCATCCCGCATTTGCAGGTCATTCCAGTTGGCACTGTAGTTCAGTTCCCCAACGCCGATCCCTTCTTTCATAACGTCTTCTCGCTATTCGATGGAAAACGTTTTGATCTGGGTCTCTACGAAGCGGGCTCAAGCAAAACCGTGACCTTCTCACGAGAGGGGGTGTCCTACATCTTCTGCAACATCCATCCGGAGATGAGCGCAGTGGTGCTGGTGCTATCAACACCCCTGTATGCGATCGCCGACGCGAACGATGCGTTCGTTTTATCCAACATTCCCCCTGGCGACTACATCCTGCACTTGTGGGTGGAGGGCTTGCCGCAAACTGTCGCAGATCGGTTGACGCAACATTTACATCTGACGGGACAAAATGTCGATTTGGGCGTGATAACTATCCCTGCCACATCTGGCGCCAGCGATGCCCATTCAAATAAGTATGGCAACCCTTACGATCCCATCCCTAAGTCGCCCTACGAGCACTAA
- a CDS encoding RES family NAD+ phosphorylase, with protein sequence MFAYRIADSRHPIFDATGAMLHGGRWNSIGLRAIYAAETYAGALLEVLVHSNLSQPPKNHRVVRVSIPDDVLIETVKITDVPGWDWEDMTASRSFGNTWIRENRTAVLRVPSVITQGRENNIVFNPQHDQFALISIQEPELVLWDQRLFR encoded by the coding sequence ATGTTCGCCTATCGAATCGCCGACTCGCGGCATCCCATCTTCGACGCGACTGGAGCCATGCTTCACGGAGGACGTTGGAACTCAATCGGCCTTCGCGCGATATACGCTGCCGAGACTTACGCGGGGGCTCTCTTGGAAGTTCTGGTTCACTCCAATCTTTCGCAGCCGCCTAAGAATCATCGTGTGGTTCGAGTCTCGATTCCAGATGACGTCTTGATCGAAACGGTCAAGATCACAGACGTACCCGGATGGGATTGGGAAGATATGACAGCTTCCAGGTCATTTGGTAATACATGGATTCGAGAGAACCGGACCGCCGTCTTAAGAGTACCGAGCGTGATCACACAGGGACGAGAGAACAATATTGTCTTCAATCCCCAACATGATCAATTTGCATTGATTAGCATTCAAGAGCCGGAGCTCGTACTGTGGGACCAACGCCTATTTCGCTAG
- a CDS encoding antitoxin Xre/MbcA/ParS toxin-binding domain-containing protein, with translation MIAPESIAEILGLGASVRTVGELEDAVSAGLPKRALERLSSRLYEDRRVASAYKFKVVPQATWKRRTKRLSVHESEKTERLARVLAAAEYIWDDREQAREWMSKPHRELHGETPLEVARTELGARRVEDLLDKLFYGLPL, from the coding sequence ATGATCGCACCGGAATCCATCGCCGAAATTCTTGGTTTGGGAGCATCGGTTCGCACAGTAGGCGAACTTGAAGATGCCGTATCAGCCGGATTGCCCAAACGCGCCTTGGAGCGACTCTCTTCACGGCTCTATGAAGACCGTCGAGTAGCGAGTGCCTACAAGTTCAAGGTGGTCCCGCAGGCAACTTGGAAGCGCCGTACGAAGCGGCTTTCAGTTCACGAAAGCGAGAAGACGGAAAGGCTGGCCCGTGTGCTCGCTGCAGCGGAGTATATCTGGGATGATCGCGAGCAGGCGCGAGAGTGGATGAGTAAACCCCACCGGGAATTGCATGGTGAAACTCCATTGGAGGTTGCACGTACAGAACTCGGAGCTCGCAGGGTGGAAGATCTTCTGGACAAACTCTTCTACGGTCTTCCGCTATAA
- a CDS encoding ABC transporter substrate-binding protein — MKLFADVLRGLDWLAVFVVLLFITGCRGRVEEPGSVVVIIESSPNNLDLRVGADAQSERVGGLIFDALVKKDEHYELQPWLAESWEQPDPLTWVFHLRDGVRFHDGRPLEAEDVAYTIRSLIDGSLVTAKGGGFAAVDKVEAKDRRTVVVHMKRPDAGLLFNVSDGLFGVVPRGSGKDFGLHPVGSGPFRFVSAVQDKEVIVVRIDDYWASKIEPMQVVSEGARRIERVRFEVVPDAITSALELKKGSADLASNVVTLDMVHALESAPNLKVESGTGSPVVYVTFNVTYPLLKDKRVRQAIACAMDRQAIVDAIWRGQARLADTLLPAEHWAAAGKAELAQYPHDVARAQRLLDEAGFSAGKDGVRLRLTMKTSTDETTRLMVTVLQQQLRAAGIRLEIRSAEFGTFYADVTKGAFQMYALRWIGSNEDPDIFRYAYGSGSFPPKGGNRGRYSNARVDALLTEAAASSDRAARRADYVEVQKILSEELPGIPLWYPNNEVIHTRRVEGVVPRGAGSFDFLREAWVR; from the coding sequence GTGAAGCTATTTGCTGATGTTCTGCGTGGGTTGGACTGGCTGGCGGTTTTTGTCGTTTTGCTTTTCATCACCGGATGCCGGGGGCGGGTGGAGGAGCCGGGTTCTGTGGTGGTGATTATTGAGAGTAGTCCGAATAATTTGGACTTGCGGGTGGGGGCGGATGCTCAATCGGAGCGAGTTGGAGGGTTGATCTTCGATGCTCTCGTGAAGAAGGATGAGCACTATGAGCTGCAACCGTGGCTCGCGGAGAGCTGGGAGCAGCCCGATCCGTTGACCTGGGTGTTTCATCTGCGCGATGGGGTGCGGTTTCATGACGGCAGGCCGTTGGAGGCAGAGGACGTTGCTTACACTATTCGGAGTTTGATTGATGGCTCGCTGGTGACGGCAAAGGGCGGCGGGTTTGCCGCGGTGGATAAGGTGGAAGCGAAGGATCGGCGGACGGTGGTAGTGCATATGAAGCGGCCGGATGCGGGGCTGTTGTTCAACGTCAGTGATGGATTGTTTGGCGTGGTGCCGCGTGGAAGTGGGAAGGACTTTGGGTTGCACCCAGTGGGTTCGGGGCCGTTCCGGTTTGTGAGTGCAGTTCAGGATAAAGAGGTGATCGTTGTACGAATTGACGACTATTGGGCATCGAAGATTGAACCGATGCAGGTGGTTTCGGAGGGTGCACGGAGAATCGAGCGCGTTCGGTTTGAGGTGGTGCCGGATGCGATTACCAGTGCGCTGGAGTTGAAGAAGGGATCGGCGGATCTGGCCAGCAATGTCGTGACGCTGGATATGGTGCATGCGCTGGAGAGTGCGCCGAACCTGAAGGTGGAGTCCGGGACTGGGTCGCCGGTGGTTTATGTGACCTTCAACGTTACATATCCGTTGCTGAAGGATAAACGGGTGCGACAGGCGATTGCTTGTGCGATGGATCGGCAGGCTATCGTGGATGCGATATGGAGGGGGCAGGCTCGGCTGGCTGATACGTTGCTGCCGGCGGAACATTGGGCGGCGGCAGGGAAAGCGGAGTTGGCCCAGTATCCGCATGATGTGGCGCGGGCGCAGAGACTGCTGGACGAGGCTGGTTTCTCTGCCGGCAAGGATGGAGTGCGACTGCGGCTAACGATGAAGACGAGTACGGACGAGACGACTCGGCTGATGGTGACGGTGTTGCAACAGCAGTTGCGGGCTGCGGGGATTCGTCTTGAGATTCGGTCGGCGGAGTTTGGGACGTTCTATGCGGATGTGACCAAGGGAGCGTTCCAGATGTACGCGCTGCGGTGGATCGGGAGCAATGAAGACCCGGATATCTTTCGTTATGCATACGGGTCGGGAAGCTTTCCGCCGAAGGGTGGCAATCGAGGGCGGTATTCGAATGCGCGGGTCGATGCTTTGCTGACAGAGGCTGCAGCCAGCTCGGATCGGGCGGCGAGAAGAGCGGATTATGTTGAGGTGCAGAAGATTTTGTCGGAGGAGCTGCCGGGGATACCACTTTGGTATCCGAATAATGAGGTGATTCATACCCGGCGAGTTGAGGGAGTTGTGCCTCGCGGGGCGGGGAGTTTTGATTTTTTGCGGGAGGCGTGGGTTAGGTAG
- a CDS encoding anhydro-N-acetylmuramic acid kinase, which produces MKSLVVAGVMSGTSADGVDVAICRVSPALRAGGTPRIKLLGHLGLAYPKTLRAAVLGAMDAEAISVAELARLNWRLGELYAEAVARAQEKFGVTVQLVGCHGQTIYHQGASEKYLGRALRVTWQTGEAAVIAERLRVPVVSDFRPGDLAAGGQGAPLVPMLDYCMFRSAKVSRVLLNLGGIGNLTAIPAKADANGLMAFDTGPGNMVIDTCMKRLYEREFDRGGAVARTGTVLRDVVEKILEETYFSALPPKSCGREQFGETFVSRFVAMCRKAGGREGRDKDVVATATALTAASIAQAYRRFVLGHVGQAAPLSRVEFVVAGGGTKNACLMRMLGAELEPMGVKVRLIEELGVPAQAKEAIAFALLAWLSWSGLPGNVPAATGAPRAVVLGKITHG; this is translated from the coding sequence ACCTCGGCGGACGGTGTGGACGTCGCGATCTGCAGAGTATCGCCGGCGCTTCGTGCTGGTGGGACGCCGCGAATCAAGCTGCTGGGACATTTGGGATTGGCCTATCCGAAGACGCTGCGAGCGGCAGTGCTGGGTGCGATGGACGCCGAGGCGATCTCGGTGGCGGAGCTTGCACGATTGAACTGGCGATTGGGTGAGTTGTATGCAGAGGCTGTGGCGAGAGCTCAGGAGAAGTTCGGCGTGACGGTGCAGCTGGTGGGTTGTCATGGACAGACGATCTATCACCAGGGGGCTTCGGAGAAGTACCTAGGGCGAGCGCTGCGGGTTACGTGGCAGACGGGGGAGGCCGCGGTGATTGCGGAGCGGCTGAGGGTTCCGGTGGTGAGTGATTTCAGGCCGGGAGATCTGGCTGCCGGCGGGCAGGGGGCTCCGCTGGTGCCGATGCTGGACTACTGCATGTTTCGTTCGGCGAAGGTGAGCCGTGTGCTGCTGAATCTTGGTGGGATTGGAAATCTGACCGCTATCCCTGCGAAGGCTGATGCAAATGGGCTGATGGCGTTCGATACGGGGCCGGGGAATATGGTGATCGACACCTGCATGAAGAGACTGTACGAACGGGAGTTTGACCGCGGTGGCGCTGTAGCCCGGACGGGAACCGTGTTGCGAGATGTGGTGGAGAAGATTTTGGAGGAAACGTACTTCTCTGCCCTGCCACCAAAGTCTTGCGGGCGAGAGCAGTTTGGGGAGACGTTTGTTTCGCGTTTTGTTGCGATGTGCAGAAAAGCGGGCGGGCGGGAAGGTCGCGATAAAGATGTGGTCGCCACAGCAACCGCGTTGACGGCAGCCTCGATTGCACAGGCTTACCGGAGATTTGTGTTGGGGCATGTGGGACAGGCAGCGCCTTTGTCGCGGGTGGAGTTTGTGGTTGCAGGCGGTGGGACGAAGAACGCTTGTTTGATGAGAATGCTTGGTGCTGAGCTGGAACCGATGGGAGTAAAGGTGAGATTGATAGAGGAGCTGGGGGTTCCGGCGCAGGCGAAAGAAGCTATAGCGTTTGCGCTGCTGGCATGGTTGAGCTGGAGCGGACTGCCGGGGAATGTTCCCGCTGCGACTGGCGCACCGAGGGCGGTCGTGCTGGGGAAGATAACGCATGGGTAG